One window of Candidatus Eisenbacteria bacterium genomic DNA carries:
- a CDS encoding T9SS type A sorting domain-containing protein, with translation MPRTYPARAFSLTVLSLLLTMAGAAHALQVTGISAENRRGQTFVSWNNLPGTGWTYHVYASAGAVRTTSDFFSYAWEIGSVGDSSAVDRRISSLLGQTLAFHTDSAGPELSLTRGLFVTTPTQTGLTHYVILAENSIFPIDYSFFPGQNTTVLPVWEVLGVPRPVWQRSIAAPRCEDYVIFTSCNDVPGFPATWESDGHARHFGVIPGAPGGGLVLHGHGHGGSYFNSMVGTSTPGETVIAPDDYLPSWDASSFYLGFNGSYDPSQGYNRPASGGFVFDYTDRFVMYLLDWGLANFGADRERVYAMGSSMGGSFAFFLAWHHPDRIAASLANIPKTCTGLTEDTQPTLVTSFERMWSPISVNLPVVDGTPVYEYMDGRYLAQRYEGRGASPVFGFVGKNDHVVGWQEKIPLFQALETHRAGGAWFWDERTHTDNQNLTTWSPEQLDWKRLYRFRLDRSFPALSNCSADSDPGDGDPAVGDSVGTINGFVDWDDSSLLDTRDLWQIVLRPRTLHTRNGDLTASGPIRVDVTPRRLQNFLVSNRTTYRYSVSDYGTGEILQSGSLEADDLFLLTVPAVPVVPNGSRLTLEPSSTLAVGTPAAPRVPRLSLAANPVRGVTALQVDWPGAGNARVELLDLSGRRVRTLLAADARGRSSVPLDPAGLSPGVYLVHARQGGVSASSRIVIVH, from the coding sequence ATGCCGCGAACCTATCCAGCTCGTGCATTCTCGCTCACGGTTCTCTCGCTCCTGCTGACGATGGCCGGCGCCGCCCACGCGCTGCAGGTCACCGGCATCTCCGCTGAAAACCGCCGGGGACAGACCTTCGTCTCGTGGAACAACCTGCCGGGCACCGGCTGGACGTACCACGTGTACGCCAGTGCCGGCGCGGTGCGGACCACCTCGGACTTCTTCAGCTACGCGTGGGAGATCGGTTCGGTCGGCGACTCGAGCGCCGTGGACCGACGCATCTCCTCGCTGCTCGGCCAGACGCTCGCCTTCCACACCGACAGCGCCGGCCCGGAGCTTTCGCTGACCCGCGGTCTGTTCGTGACGACCCCCACCCAGACCGGACTGACGCACTACGTCATCCTCGCCGAGAACTCGATCTTCCCGATCGATTACAGCTTCTTCCCCGGCCAGAACACCACCGTGCTGCCGGTCTGGGAGGTGCTCGGAGTGCCGAGGCCGGTCTGGCAGCGCTCGATCGCGGCGCCGCGCTGCGAGGACTACGTGATCTTCACGTCGTGCAACGACGTCCCCGGGTTCCCCGCGACCTGGGAGTCCGACGGCCACGCCCGCCATTTCGGCGTCATCCCGGGCGCCCCGGGCGGTGGGCTCGTTCTGCACGGTCACGGGCACGGCGGCAGCTACTTCAACTCCATGGTCGGAACCAGCACGCCGGGCGAGACCGTCATCGCCCCCGACGACTACCTGCCCTCATGGGACGCTTCGTCCTTCTACCTCGGCTTCAACGGATCCTACGACCCGAGCCAGGGCTACAACCGGCCCGCGAGCGGCGGTTTCGTCTTCGACTACACCGACCGCTTCGTCATGTACCTGCTCGACTGGGGGCTGGCCAACTTCGGTGCCGATCGCGAGCGGGTTTACGCGATGGGGTCCTCGATGGGCGGCTCCTTCGCCTTCTTCCTCGCCTGGCACCATCCCGACCGGATCGCCGCCTCGCTGGCCAACATCCCCAAGACCTGCACGGGGCTCACCGAGGACACGCAGCCGACGCTCGTCACCTCGTTCGAGCGCATGTGGTCGCCGATCTCGGTCAACCTGCCGGTCGTGGACGGCACCCCCGTCTACGAGTACATGGACGGCCGATACCTTGCCCAGCGCTACGAGGGTCGCGGCGCTTCGCCGGTCTTCGGCTTCGTGGGCAAGAACGATCACGTCGTCGGGTGGCAGGAGAAGATTCCCCTCTTCCAGGCCCTCGAGACGCACCGCGCGGGCGGCGCCTGGTTCTGGGACGAGCGGACCCACACCGACAACCAGAACCTGACGACCTGGTCGCCCGAGCAGCTCGACTGGAAGCGGCTCTACCGCTTCCGGCTCGACCGCAGCTTCCCGGCCCTGTCGAACTGCAGCGCCGACTCGGATCCGGGTGATGGCGACCCCGCGGTCGGCGACTCGGTCGGCACGATCAACGGCTTCGTGGACTGGGACGATTCGAGCCTGCTGGACACGCGCGACCTCTGGCAGATCGTGCTGCGCCCGCGCACGCTGCACACGCGCAACGGCGACCTGACCGCCAGCGGGCCCATCCGCGTGGACGTGACGCCGCGGCGGCTGCAGAACTTCCTCGTTTCGAACCGCACGACCTACCGGTATTCCGTTTCGGACTACGGGACCGGTGAAATCCTGCAGAGCGGCAGCCTCGAGGCCGACGACCTGTTCCTGCTCACCGTGCCGGCCGTGCCCGTCGTGCCGAATGGCTCGCGCCTGACCCTCGAACCGTCCAGCACCCTGGCGGTCGGGACTCCGGCGGCGCCGCGCGTCCCCCGCCTCTCGCTCGCGGCGAATCCGGTGCGCGGCGTCACCGCCCTGCAGGTGGACTGGCCGGGAGCCGGAAACGCCCGGGTCGAGCTGCTGGATCTTTCCGGCCGGCGCGTGCGCACCCTGCTCGCGGCCGACGCCCGGGGCAGATCCTCGGTCCCGCTCGACCCGGCGGGGCTTTCGCCCGGCGTCTACCTCGTGCACGCCCGGCAGGGCGGCGTGAGCGCCTCGAGCCGGATCGTGATCGTCCACTGA
- a CDS encoding Ig-like domain-containing protein: MLRTRVFTLAAALALAALAVGAGPARAALVTAGSGSGLAGDNVDIAISTADLTGLGVVSLQFSLSYNNTVVTAVNVLTTGTLPSAAGWTAPAWNVTNVAGTGKIMVSDAGTAPLAGAGTLVIVRFTINPALINGGGSALTLSNVLFNEGTPPATTTNGTLTVNATPQINVSPDNGEIVRGQTLQFLVSGSVTNPMSWTTTDPLVATISPAGLLTGVAPGAVRVTGTDAALHSSQTTGDILIRGMGLTAGAGVAPENQSVSVPITVTSLAGLGIRSGQFRLSWTGSFVAATGVSAPPGTLLNGWGTPVLGASPNFCTVDFAGTSDLGGSGVLCYVQFSGLPDKTGNSTLTVSDAIFNETLPAKTTNGNIQLTTLPPIYVYPDQVTLLAGATQQMTLGGTPTPPVTWSVLDPLVASIDGSGLLTALHGGVTQVRAEDALGSADLNTMLRVYDLRATLGTVTGAPGTTVRVPLTSDRLVGSLGIWSEQMTLSWAGAALTAARPVSSALWSEWGFGSLAWSSTPNSITAAAAGTATLDDAGTTLAAFEFDISPSATPGTNVALTLSGLTCNEGDPSPQLANGVIQVRNTTDAGPAQVAFALGAPVPNPARGSTRVPFTLPSPAGYGSPVRLEVFDLGGARIRTLVNGALPAGAHEARWDVRDDLGRAVGPGLYFLRLEAAGRSLTRKVGVVR, from the coding sequence ATGCTCCGAACTCGCGTCTTCACGCTGGCGGCGGCGCTGGCGCTGGCGGCCCTGGCCGTCGGCGCCGGCCCCGCCCGCGCGGCGCTCGTCACGGCGGGCAGCGGCAGCGGCCTGGCCGGCGACAACGTGGACATCGCCATCAGCACGGCGGACCTGACCGGTCTCGGCGTCGTCTCGCTGCAATTCTCGCTCAGCTACAACAACACGGTCGTGACCGCCGTGAACGTACTCACGACCGGCACGCTGCCGTCCGCGGCCGGCTGGACCGCGCCCGCGTGGAACGTCACGAACGTGGCGGGCACCGGGAAGATCATGGTGAGCGACGCGGGCACGGCGCCGCTCGCGGGCGCCGGCACGCTCGTCATCGTCCGCTTCACGATCAACCCGGCGCTCATCAATGGCGGGGGCAGCGCGCTCACGCTGTCGAACGTGCTCTTCAACGAGGGCACGCCGCCGGCGACCACGACGAACGGCACGCTGACCGTGAACGCCACACCGCAGATCAACGTCTCTCCCGACAACGGCGAGATCGTCCGCGGACAGACCCTTCAGTTCCTCGTCTCCGGCAGCGTCACGAATCCCATGTCGTGGACGACCACGGATCCGCTGGTCGCGACCATCTCCCCCGCCGGCCTGTTGACCGGGGTCGCGCCCGGAGCGGTGCGGGTCACCGGCACGGACGCCGCGTTGCATTCGAGCCAGACCACGGGCGACATCCTGATCCGCGGGATGGGGCTCACGGCGGGGGCCGGCGTCGCTCCGGAAAACCAGTCGGTGTCCGTGCCGATCACGGTGACCTCGCTCGCCGGGCTCGGAATCCGCTCGGGCCAGTTCCGGCTCTCGTGGACCGGATCGTTCGTCGCCGCCACCGGGGTGAGCGCTCCCCCGGGCACGCTGTTGAACGGTTGGGGCACGCCCGTGCTCGGTGCGAGCCCCAACTTCTGCACCGTGGACTTCGCCGGCACCAGCGATCTCGGCGGCTCGGGAGTCCTGTGCTACGTCCAGTTCTCCGGCCTGCCCGACAAGACCGGGAACAGCACGCTCACCGTCTCGGACGCGATCTTCAACGAGACGCTTCCCGCGAAGACCACGAACGGAAACATCCAGCTCACGACGCTGCCGCCGATCTACGTCTACCCGGATCAGGTCACGCTGCTGGCCGGCGCCACCCAGCAGATGACGCTGGGCGGCACCCCGACACCGCCCGTGACGTGGTCGGTGCTGGATCCACTGGTCGCGAGCATTGACGGCTCCGGCCTGCTCACCGCGCTGCACGGCGGCGTGACGCAGGTCCGCGCCGAGGATGCGCTTGGTTCGGCGGACCTGAACACGATGCTGCGCGTGTACGACCTGCGCGCGACGCTGGGCACCGTGACCGGCGCGCCCGGCACCACCGTCCGGGTGCCCCTGACTTCGGACCGGCTGGTCGGGTCGCTGGGCATCTGGTCGGAGCAGATGACGCTTTCCTGGGCGGGCGCGGCGCTCACCGCGGCGCGGCCGGTGAGTTCGGCGCTGTGGTCCGAGTGGGGATTCGGCTCGCTGGCCTGGAGTTCCACCCCGAACTCGATCACCGCGGCCGCGGCGGGCACGGCGACGCTCGACGACGCCGGCACGACGCTGGCGGCGTTCGAGTTCGACATCTCGCCGTCGGCGACGCCGGGCACGAACGTCGCGCTGACGCTCTCGGGGCTGACGTGCAACGAGGGCGACCCCAGCCCGCAATTGGCGAACGGCGTGATCCAGGTGCGCAACACGACCGACGCCGGCCCGGCGCAGGTCGCCTTTGCGCTCGGGGCGCCGGTGCCGAATCCGGCGCGCGGCTCCACCCGCGTGCCGTTCACACTGCCCTCCCCGGCCGGATACGGCTCGCCCGTCCGGCTCGAGGTGTTCGATCTGGGCGGCGCGCGCATACGCACGCTCGTGAACGGGGCCCTGCCGGCGGGCGCGCACGAGGCGCGCTGGGACGTGCGCGACGACCTCGGCCGCGCGGTCGGACCCGGACTCTACTTCCTGCGACTCGAAGCGGCGGGCAGGAGCCTGACGCGGAAAGTCGGGGTGGTGCGATGA
- a CDS encoding sodium-translocating pyrophosphatase translates to MKLFRTAGSALRKPILPGLLAFLAGMLLPVLAFASELDLQLPNLEPGQRTLLFYGIGVCIAGMAFGMAMFVQVKNMPAHKLMLDVSHTIYETCKAYLLKQGQLLLVLEVFIGACIIYYFGVLQHLEAAKVLTIIAFSILGILGSYGVAWFGIRMNTYANSRAAFASLKGKPLPVYEIPLQSGMSIGVMLICVELIMMLAILLFVPAEMAGACFLGFAIGESLGAAALRIAGGIFTKIADIGSDLMKVVFKVKEDDPRNPGVIADCTGDNAGDSVGPTADGFETYGVTGVALISFIALAVLPEYKALFLVWIFVMRILMIVTSVASYVVNAAVARAQNTGKDKMDFEAPLTSLVWICSIVSILVTFAVSKWMLGGLGGNLWLTLSIIISCGTIAAAVIPEFTKVFTSSHSRHVKEVVAASKEGGASLNILSGMVAGNFSVFWKGLTIAILLYVSYHYSMQGLSAYMSYPAVFAFGLVAFGLLGMGPVTIAVDSYGPVTDNAQSIFELSQVETTPGAAGEIEKQFGFKPDFAKGKHYLEDNDGAGNTFKATAKPVLIATAVAGATTMVFSIILVLQKHYADLGQTFSLDLLDPYVLLGLILGGATVYWFTGASMQAVTTGAYRAVEFIKRNMKLDTAEAADIEASKTVVRICTEYAQKGMFNIFIVIFSITIAYAFFNPTFFISYLVSIAIVGLFQAVYMANAGGAWDNAKKVVEVELDAKGTELHAATVVGDTVGDPYKDTSSVALNPIIKFTTLFGLLAVEMGVSNPGIAPIVSAVAMLVALFFVWRSFYGMRIAER, encoded by the coding sequence ATGAAGCTGTTCCGCACCGCGGGATCCGCCCTGCGGAAACCGATCCTGCCCGGCCTGCTCGCGTTCCTCGCGGGAATGCTTCTCCCCGTCCTGGCGTTCGCCAGCGAACTCGACCTGCAGCTGCCGAACCTCGAGCCCGGCCAGCGCACGCTGCTGTTCTACGGCATCGGGGTGTGCATCGCCGGCATGGCCTTCGGCATGGCGATGTTCGTGCAGGTCAAAAACATGCCGGCCCACAAGCTCATGCTCGACGTCTCGCACACGATCTACGAAACGTGCAAGGCGTACCTGCTCAAGCAGGGCCAACTGCTGCTGGTGCTCGAGGTCTTCATCGGCGCCTGCATCATCTACTACTTCGGCGTCCTGCAGCATCTCGAGGCCGCGAAGGTGCTGACCATCATCGCCTTCTCGATCCTGGGCATCCTCGGTTCCTACGGCGTCGCCTGGTTCGGCATCCGCATGAACACCTACGCGAACAGCCGCGCCGCGTTCGCCTCGCTCAAGGGCAAGCCGCTCCCGGTCTACGAGATTCCGCTCCAGTCGGGCATGAGCATCGGCGTCATGCTGATCTGCGTCGAACTCATCATGATGCTGGCCATCCTGCTGTTCGTGCCGGCCGAGATGGCAGGCGCCTGCTTCCTCGGCTTCGCGATCGGCGAGTCGCTCGGCGCCGCCGCGCTCCGCATCGCGGGCGGCATCTTCACCAAGATCGCGGACATCGGCTCGGACCTGATGAAGGTCGTCTTCAAGGTCAAGGAGGACGACCCGCGCAACCCCGGCGTCATCGCGGACTGCACGGGCGACAACGCCGGCGACTCGGTGGGCCCGACCGCGGACGGGTTCGAGACCTACGGCGTCACCGGCGTCGCGCTCATCTCGTTCATCGCCCTGGCGGTGCTCCCGGAATACAAGGCGCTCTTCCTGGTCTGGATCTTCGTCATGCGGATCCTGATGATCGTGACCTCGGTCGCCTCCTACGTCGTGAACGCGGCGGTGGCGCGCGCGCAGAACACCGGCAAGGACAAGATGGACTTCGAGGCGCCGCTCACGAGCCTCGTGTGGATCTGCTCGATCGTCTCCATCCTCGTCACGTTCGCCGTTTCGAAGTGGATGCTCGGCGGGCTCGGCGGCAACCTGTGGCTGACGCTGTCCATCATCATCTCCTGCGGCACCATCGCCGCGGCGGTTATTCCCGAGTTCACCAAGGTCTTCACCAGTTCGCACTCGCGTCACGTCAAGGAAGTCGTCGCGGCTTCGAAGGAAGGCGGCGCCTCGCTCAACATCCTGTCGGGCATGGTCGCGGGCAACTTCTCGGTGTTCTGGAAAGGCCTCACGATCGCGATCCTGCTGTACGTGAGCTACCACTACTCGATGCAGGGCCTGTCGGCGTACATGAGCTACCCGGCCGTGTTCGCGTTCGGTCTCGTCGCGTTCGGCCTCCTCGGCATGGGCCCGGTGACGATCGCGGTGGACAGCTACGGACCGGTCACCGACAACGCCCAGTCCATCTTCGAGCTCTCGCAGGTCGAGACCACGCCGGGTGCGGCGGGCGAAATCGAGAAGCAGTTCGGCTTCAAGCCCGACTTCGCCAAGGGCAAGCACTACCTCGAGGACAACGACGGCGCCGGCAACACGTTCAAGGCGACCGCCAAGCCGGTGCTCATCGCCACGGCCGTCGCCGGCGCGACGACCATGGTGTTCTCGATCATCCTCGTGCTGCAGAAGCACTACGCCGACCTCGGCCAGACGTTCTCGCTCGACCTGCTGGACCCGTACGTGCTGCTCGGACTGATCCTGGGCGGCGCCACGGTGTACTGGTTCACCGGCGCCTCGATGCAGGCCGTGACGACCGGCGCCTACCGCGCGGTCGAGTTCATCAAGCGCAACATGAAGCTGGACACCGCCGAGGCCGCCGACATCGAAGCCTCCAAGACGGTGGTGCGGATCTGCACCGAGTACGCCCAGAAGGGCATGTTCAACATCTTCATCGTGATCTTCTCGATCACGATCGCCTACGCGTTCTTCAACCCGACGTTCTTCATCTCCTACCTCGTCTCGATCGCCATCGTCGGACTGTTCCAGGCCGTGTACATGGCGAACGCCGGTGGCGCGTGGGACAACGCCAAGAAGGTCGTCGAGGTCGAGCTGGACGCGAAGGGCACCGAGCTGCACGCGGCGACGGTCGTGGGCGACACGGTGGGCGACCCGTACAAGGACACCTCCTCGGTCGCGCTGAACCCGATCATCAAGTTCACCACCCTCTTCGGCCTGCTCGCCGTCGAGATGGGCGTGTCGAACCCCGGCATCGCGCCGATCGTCTCGGCCGTCGCCATGCTGGTGGCGCTGTTCTTCGTCTGGCGCTCGTTCTACGGCATGCGCATCGCCGAGCGCTGA